One Ammospiza caudacuta isolate bAmmCau1 chromosome 11, bAmmCau1.pri, whole genome shotgun sequence genomic window carries:
- the LOC131562612 gene encoding small ubiquitin-related modifier 3-like isoform X2 yields MSEEKPPEGVKTENEHIDLRVAGQDGSVVQFRIKRHTPLSKLMQAYCCRQGLSMRYIMFLFDGKPIKEADTPAQLEMEHDDTIEVYQQQTGGGC; encoded by the exons ATGTCGGAGGAGAAGCCCCCG GAAGGTGTGAAAACGGAGAACGAGCACATCGACCTGAGAGTTGCCGGGCAGGACGGCTCCGTGGTGCAGTTCAGAATCAAGCGGCACACTCCGCTGAGCAAGCTCATGCAGGCGTACTGCTGCCGACAG GGCTTGTCAATGAGGTACATTATGTTCCTGTTTGATGGAAAGCCCATTAAAGAAGCAGACACACCTGCACAG CTGGAGATGGAACATGATGACACGATCGAAGTGTACCAGCAGCAGACAGGAGGAGGCTGCTAA
- the LOC131562612 gene encoding small ubiquitin-related modifier 3-like isoform X1 translates to MSEEKPPEGVKTENEHIDLRVAGQDGSVVQFRIKRHTPLSKLMQAYCCRQVGEVAPPVSPAAYCTVVTCVPQVLHSEIKCGFSSITLNLQGLSMRYIMFLFDGKPIKEADTPAQLEMEHDDTIEVYQQQTGGGC, encoded by the exons ATGTCGGAGGAGAAGCCCCCG GAAGGTGTGAAAACGGAGAACGAGCACATCGACCTGAGAGTTGCCGGGCAGGACGGCTCCGTGGTGCAGTTCAGAATCAAGCGGCACACTCCGCTGAGCAAGCTCATGCAGGCGTACTGCTGCCGACAGGTAGGCGAGG TCGCCCCTCCTGTGTCTCCTGCTGCCTATTGCACAGTTGTGACCTGTGTCCCACAGGT TCTGCATTCAGAAATCAAGTGTGGTTTCTCATCTATAACTTTGAACTTGCAGGGCTTGTCAATGAGGTACATTATGTTCCTGTTTGATGGAAAGCCCATTAAAGAAGCAGACACACCTGCACAG CTGGAGATGGAACATGATGACACGATCGAAGTGTACCAGCAGCAGACAGGAGGAGGCTGCTAA
- the UBE2G2 gene encoding ubiquitin-conjugating enzyme E2 G2 isoform X1, with the protein MAGTALKRLMAEYKQLTLNPPEGIVAGPMNEENFFEWEALIMGPEDTCFEYGVFPAILSFPLDYPLSPPKMRFTCEMFHPNIYPDGRVCISILHAPGDDPMGYESSAERWSPVQSVEKILLSVVSMLAEPNDESGANVDASKMWREDREQFNKIAKQIVQKSLGL; encoded by the exons aTGGCGGGGACGGCGCTGAAGCGGCTCATGGCCGAGTACAAAC AGCTGACCCTGAACCCACCAGAAGGGATTGTGGCAG GTCCCATGAATGAAGAGAACTTCTTTGAATGGGAGGCCCTGATCAT GGGTCCTGAAGACACCTGTTTTGAGTATGGGGTTTTCCCTGCTATCCTGAGCTTCCCACTGGATTACCCGCTGAGCCCTCCCAAGATGAGGTTCACCTGTGAGATGTTCCATCCCAACA TTTACCCAGATGGGAGGGTGTGCATCTCCATCCTCCACGCTCCTGGGGATGATCCCATGGGCTACGAGAGCAGCGCGGAGCGGTGGAGCCCCGTGCAGAGTGTGGAGAAGATCCTCCTGTCTGTTGTCAGCATGCTGGCAg AGCCAAATGATGAAAGTGGAGCCAACGTAGATGCCTCCAAGATGTGGCGGGAAGACAGAGAACAGTTTAACAAAATTGCCAAGCAGATTGTGCAGAAGTCACTTGGACTTTAA
- the UBE2G2 gene encoding ubiquitin-conjugating enzyme E2 G2 isoform X2, with translation MNEENFFEWEALIMGPEDTCFEYGVFPAILSFPLDYPLSPPKMRFTCEMFHPNIYPDGRVCISILHAPGDDPMGYESSAERWSPVQSVEKILLSVVSMLAEPNDESGANVDASKMWREDREQFNKIAKQIVQKSLGL, from the exons ATGAATGAAGAGAACTTCTTTGAATGGGAGGCCCTGATCAT GGGTCCTGAAGACACCTGTTTTGAGTATGGGGTTTTCCCTGCTATCCTGAGCTTCCCACTGGATTACCCGCTGAGCCCTCCCAAGATGAGGTTCACCTGTGAGATGTTCCATCCCAACA TTTACCCAGATGGGAGGGTGTGCATCTCCATCCTCCACGCTCCTGGGGATGATCCCATGGGCTACGAGAGCAGCGCGGAGCGGTGGAGCCCCGTGCAGAGTGTGGAGAAGATCCTCCTGTCTGTTGTCAGCATGCTGGCAg AGCCAAATGATGAAAGTGGAGCCAACGTAGATGCCTCCAAGATGTGGCGGGAAGACAGAGAACAGTTTAACAAAATTGCCAAGCAGATTGTGCAGAAGTCACTTGGACTTTAA